GAACAACATTGACCAAGTCCCTACACTCATAGAACATGCATTCTAGAGGTAAAGCAAACAATAATCAAGTAAACAGGTAAACAGGATATTTGATAAGAGATGTGAAGGTGAATAAAGTAGGGCAATTGGTTAGGGAACGGCTACGGTGCTTCATTTATATTAGGGGTGGTGATGAGGGAAGTCCTCTCTGAggcaacatttgagcagagacctgagtgAGGTAAGAGAGAAAGCCATGTGACGGTCTGGGGGTTGAAAACAGAGGAAACAACAAATGCAAGACCCTAAAGCAGTAGTCTGCTTCATATTTCTGAGGAACAGTGAGAAGGCCAGTTCCTGGAGAGGAATGAACAGGGAAGAAAGTGATAGAGGATGAGGTGAGAAGATTAGGCAAGAGTCCAGTCATATAGGTTGTGGTGAGGGAGTGTGGATTTTATCCAAGTGTGAAAAGAAACTACTAAAGGATTTTGAATAGTAGAGTGAGcacatttcatttgtattttttaaaaaaaccgctttggctgctgtgtggagaatgaAATATACGGTGAAGGAGTGGAAGCAGGGAAAATACTTAAGAGGTGATTGCAGCAGGTTGGGCAAGAAATGATGGTGGTTTGGACTAGTTGCTAGTGCAGGAGGTAGTAAGAAGGGATGGGGTTTGGGATACATCCATATCCATAAATTAGAACTGAGAGGGATGGCTGCTTTTGCCTTTGCTGGTGCGGTGAGAGCAGCTTCAGGAATCCGATGGCTCTTGAATATTTTGGCATCTTCAGCCTACAGAAACTGTGTCAAGAATGCCTCTCTTATTTCTGCATTGCCCACTGGACGTTTTAGTCATATTCAGACACCAGTTGTTTCCTCCACTCCCAGACTTAACCACATCTGAGAGAAACCTGACATGTGGGCATACTTCAGCGATCCTTAATAGAGTGTCCCCCTTGCTTCCGAGTGTCCTGAAGCTGCCAGTCAGATCTCTAACATACTTCAGTACACGAAAAGACAAGAGAAAGACTGTGAAAGCTGTCATCTACAGGTTTCTTCGACTTCATTGTGGCCTTTGGGTGAGGAGAAAGgctggttaaaagaaaaaattatggaaAAAGGAACCTGCAAGAAAAAAGCGATTGAGGGAATTTGTATTCTGCAATAAAACCCAGAGTAAACTCTTAAGATAAAATGGCGACGTCATTCTGGGAGAGGTGAAACTGGTATGTCCATGATCTTTATCAGAAGTATCATGATTGAAGAAACCTGAAAGTATAGATCAGAAGTTTCACTTGTTTCTCAGTTATTGAATATGTATCTTTGTGTACATGCTATCTTTGCAAAAATGGAGAAGTATAAAACGATGTAAATTGTACCAATGAATATGTAAACATACAGTGACAATATTAAacttataaaagtttaaaaaaaaattagacctaAGAGGAAGGGCTGATCCACTGGATGTGGAGTGTGAGGGAGATAATTTAGGGAGATGAGGGAGCTGTGTTATTATTTGGGAAATATTTCTCAGGGAagatgatgagaaaaaaatcGCAGAGGAGGCATCTGAAGGTAAAATGCGACTAGAGCCCTGACCACAAAGGCCACAGCTCTATCTTGAGGAACTTTCTGAGAACATGACAGGAGACCCACAAGAGGGCACACTTCTCTCTTCCAGCCAAAATCATGGAcaccttccattccagtcccttcTGCTGCTGAAAAGTCATCCTTCAGACCATGATCatagacaaaagaagaaaattctaccTGTTTTGTAGGTAAGGTATTAGGAAGACTCACACGGTGATCTGTGTGTATACAGAATCTATACTATAGATAAGctagaaataaatacataggtacctcttaaaatatatataccaatgtatatattaatatatccactatatatattgaaatatgttggccgggcactgtggctcacacctgtaatcccagcactttaggaggctgaggcgggcggatcacaaggtcaggagttcgagacaagcctggccaacatggtgaaatctcgtctctactaaaaatacaaaatttagctgggcgtggtggcacacgcctgcagtcccagctactcgggaggctgaggcaggaaaattgcttgaactcgggggttggaagttgcagtgagccgagatcacaccattgctctccagcctgggtgacagagtgagactttatctcaaaaaaaaaaaaaaaaaggaaagaaatacgaccgggcgcggtggctcatgtctgtaatcccagcactttgtgaggctgaggcaggcagatcatgaggtcaagagatccagaccatcctggccaacatagtgaaaccccatttctacttaaaaaaacaaaacaaaacaaaacaaaaaaacaaaaaacaaaaaactagctgggcatggtggcatgcgccttgtagtcccagctacttaggaggccgaagcaggagaatcacttgaacctgggaagcagaggttgcagtgagccaagatcgtgccactgcactccagtctggtgacagggcgcgactctgtctcaaaaaaaaaaaaaaaaagaaagaaatacgtTAATATATACCTGGTTATAGACACTTTACCTTGCTTTATAATTCAGTACTGGTCTGAGTTCCTTAGCCTCTCTTCactccatgattttttttttctctttctcctttttttttttttttattaagagacagggtctcactatgttgcccacgctagtctcaaactcctgggctcaagcgatcctcctgcctcagcctcccaaagtctgggatttcaggtgtgagccaccacacttggccatgaTATTTTGTCAAGCCCAAAGCCTCTCAAAGTCCTTCCCCTCCTGGTCAGGGCTCTGGAATACACAGAAAATACCTGGACACAGCTACCTTTGAAACCAAAGAGTTTGAGTGCAGGAAGGAAGAACTAGTCCAACCCTTCTTTAACTTTAAAGCAAAGGAAGCTGAGcctgaaaaatttaaaagactccTATAGTTTCAGCAGCTCCCCTCTATACGCAATAGCCCTGACCTTTTCAGAATTGCACTTTCTGTGCAtctaatatattttttagttcCCAAATTTTCACTTAATACAGAGGTTGCCTTGATCAGATTCTTCAAAAATTCCAAAGGAAGAAGGGGCTACACAGAAAAAGGAAGATGTTTTCAGCATACATCTGTTAATACCTTATCGTCACCCTAGTGAAATTTTCTGAAAGAACGAACAATCTTCTTTGGGAAGCGGTTATAATGGGAAACCCAGAAGTCAAATCCATGTTTTAAAAGGCTTTCACAGTATGACGAAAGACTAGGTATGCATCATTATCATTTCATCCAATTTCCTCTAGTTAGACTGAAAGCCCTGCCAGGGCAAGGACTGGAGATGTGCCTAGAGTGTTGTgggttttattcattcaacaaatgtattAAAACTCATACTCCTTTTAAAAAAGGATCTCTGGAGGCTACCCAGTTACCATTGCCCACACCTTTCATTTTGGTGGTAAACAGTCTACTCACATTGATAATAACAATTATGTTCTTCCTATGCATCAAACTTTGTGTTAAGCACTTGATTTGCAATATCATTAATCCTTAACCCTTACACCACCCCTATGCTACTCTAAAATGTAGTTACATTTTAGAAATGATGAagcttgccaggcatggtggctcacgcctgtaatctcaacactttgggaggctgagctgggaggaatgcttgaggctaggaatttcgggcgagcctgggcaacatagtgagtcccctatctctaaaaaacaaaaataaaaaattaaccaggtgtggtggcatgcgactGTAACCCTTgctggttgggaggctgaggccagaggatagtctgagcccaggggtttgaggctgcaacgagctaggatcgtgccattgtactttAGCCtgcgcaacacagtgagaccctgtctctaagcaGCACCAGGGGCAAAAGACATTTTGTAATTTGCCACAATTCACAGAAATAAGCAATGGAAGAGCTCATATTTGAAAACTTACCGCAGGCATTTAGTATcctgttttcttttgattctcaGTGAAGCCTGGCAGTCTTTGGGAGAGGAAACCCCAAGGCTTGTTCAGAGTTTCAGCTGGTGAATAAGGTGGGACCCATTCATGCACTTCGCCCCCACCGGGAGATGTGCCATAAATTGAAGACTGTGAATAGTCACTGGTTTTGTAAGAGACTATGCGTCAACTGGGACCATCCGATGAAAAAGGACCAACATCATTTAACATAATTATCTTGTTGGTTATGATTTTTTCTCTAAGGCTATTTCCCCCCTCTGGTTTTCTAAATTGTCACAAAACATTTGCGCAACGACCTGGGGTGTTATGACACCCTTAGATGAAAATCTGAGGACAGCTTGGATGAAGGGTAACTTTTAAGTAACAACATAGTCCGCCCTCGCCTTGGTTAAACAAATCGAATGGAAACGATTTGTTCAAGATGGGAGCATCCAATAGACGCAAGCTCTTCGAAACAGCCCTGATTCCCTGGCAAGCGCTGTTGCTTAGCGAAACGTCAAAACCCCTGCGTGCAAACAAACGTCTGAGGGGCGCACCCGCCTTGAGCAAGCTTCTCCCGGCAGCTCGGGCTTTGGAGAACGTCTGGAGGACATTGGTAGCTCCTCCCTCTCCGGTTAAGGACTTGGTAGGGGGAAGAGGGCAGAGGATCGAGGATCTCCGGGTCGGGTCATCTGGGTTGACGCGTCCCGACATCCAGGACGGTGCAGGGGAGCTCCGGGGAGAGTCGCTTCGCGCCAGGAAACGCCTGCGTCTCAGCGCAGGAACAGAGGCGAGAAGCAGAGGGGAGCCCCGCCCTCGGTCCAGTTCTGgagcagtgcgcccctcccccgccccggAAACGTCCCCGCCGCCCctccctccaccaccacctcccgggGACCTAGGTTGTAAAATCCCACGCAGTGGGGCGGGCACGGTGACGGGGGTGGGGCGGGTGGCGTAAGGCGCCACCGCCCACTGGCACGGCACCAGCGCCCTCCAGCACCCAACCGCCGCCTCCCTCTCCCCGGCGCGGCTCCAGCCTCCCCCCGCCAGCCCAGCCCCCCAGGGCGGCTCCAGCCTCACTGCACCCACCCACCCTGCACCGCAACCTCCCAGCACCCTAGCTGCCCGGCCGGCCCAGCTCGGCTCTGGAGGGCGTCCCTCGCATCTGGACTCCCGCTGCCCGAGGGAGGAGCCGCAGCCGCGGTCGCCCCGCCCCTGGCGTTCTTTGACTCCCCCGGCCTCTTGGACATCTGGGTGCGGGGGTTAGTGCATCAGATGTGGCTCCTGGGCCGCCAGATGTGCGCGTTCCCCGCCCGGGGCAGGCGGCCGGCGAGTCTGGACGGACGCGTGGGAGGGGTTGGGAGTTTTCCCTCCTAGCGGACTTAAAAGCCAGCAGAACCTCCAGCCCCCTGGGCTCCCGGCCTGGGCCTCCTGGTTCTCCGGGACGCACTGCCCAACGGAAAAGTTTTCAGCCCAGTCTGTGCCTCGCCGCCAAGCAGCCCTTGGGGCTTCTCAAAGTGGTAGAGAAAATAGGGCAGCTCTACAGGATGCCCCAAAGAAGACCCTCATTTGTCGACCAGGCGACCTTAGTGCTGGCGTGGGACTACAGCTGCGCAGCCAGCAAACCccagttgggggagggggagaagtgGCAGTAGAGTTCGCATCTGGGGCTTGCTCTAAAGCGCTCTTTGACTGCTTTTGGATTCCATATTTGAAGTTGAGAGTCGTATTCCACCTGGTACAGGCAGTTCAGGGCAGGAGAAAAGCCAAGTGAACTCTGTGACTCAATCCCCTTGGAATGTGCCTGGAATAATAATAGGGACTTGAAAGGGTTTTATGGCCGAGGTGGCTAGTGGAGAGCAGGCTCCTACGCCTTGCAGTTGGCGGTCGGCCGAGGGGGGCAGTATTGCCTTATGCAGAGCTTCTGCGCCTGCAAACGGGACAAAAATAGTCGGAGCATCTGGTTTAAATCAACCAAAAAGCATTTCTATCAGCTTAATCCACCGGCCTACAGAACCGACAGAACAGGACAAGCCAAATATATTCCCGGTACTCTTTTAACACTCCAATAATAGCTAAGCCCAATCACACTTTACCGCTGGGATTTCTGTGTCCTACCATACAACTGTCGTTATTTTATAGATGTTGCAAATTAAACTTCCTTTTCTGGGGTTGTGTGTGGGCATGTGCTTAAGCAGTTACATTTGCAAGCAACGCTCGACTACGCTGCCCTTttcgttttcctttttctttctctctctctctcggtatGAGGTCTTAGAATAGTCAAAAGTATCTGAGGCCAACATATGGGTTGCTTACACCACTAAATATATAGCTGCATTTCCTTCTCTTAACGCCCCAATCAGAATTCCAAAGGCAAgttggaacaaaagaaaaaacgtGTCTGAGTGTAAAGGGAGAACTTGTGCCAAGAATTACAGTCGCAGGGTAAATAACCTTGTTTTCTCCTTCATCAGTGGCCGCTACCAAGTCCCGTTCTTGGAAAGTGGCCAACAGTCTGTCTGGTGGAGGGTGCTGCTAATTAGAGAGAGCCCATAAACCTCTCTGTCAAAGAGGGCATGTGACCTTCCCTTCAAGTCTGAACAATAAAGCCGGCGAACTGCAGACTGCACTCAACACTGGCTGCCCCGCGGATTCCCTAAATAGGAACAGGATGAAGGCCAGGCTCAAGAGGTTACCATAGCTCTGCTCCCACACTTTGAGGAATCGGTCACTCCACTTCCCCATATAACTTGTTTCAATTACTCTCTACAATCTATTTAGAGGAGAGCAGCTTGCAGAGAGCACTCATTGTCTAATCTAAATGAGGAAGCAATTATTACTTGCTGCAGTCTAATGTGCTTTGAGACTGGTGGGTCAAAGAGCAACCTGATTTCTTGTAACGTGTCTTTGCACTTTGGAAGATACACCTTTTTAATGACATTTATTTACTCCTGCTTTTAGGacagatttttctttctattaagATTACAAAATTAAGGTGTTTTTCCCCTTCTCAGTCTTCAAtgtcctttttaattttagaatttaagcTATTGTAAACACCCCAACTACTTTTGCATATTGCTTaatgttaaacatttatttttttttagtactttCTTATAGGTATGTTCTCTGATTATAGCAAAATAGAGTTCTCTAAGTCTTCCCTTCTTTGTTTAATTTACCTCCCTGGGAGCCCCCTTGCTAGCTTTAATTTTATACAACATGTTGTAAACTATAAATAATACAGCTCCACTTTCCTAGAACATATGGAAACTGTCGCCTGCTATATATCCTAACTGTACTTGCTTTCAGCTTAAAGACTGAATAAAGTTAATCTCCTGTGTAAAAAGGCATTtggccttttgtgtgtgtgtgtgtgcattttattaGTTAAAACCCAGTATGGAACAGCACATGAAATTCTTCTTCTTGTGAACAGAGCACATAAAAGGGTTTACAAGGTGTGGTTTGAAGAGAGGAAGCCGTGGAACAAATGTTggtggaaaggagaggaaggaaggaaagcactTCCTGAGAGGATACTCCTCCTGTTTCAGCTGCATCCACTCTTCAGATTCTTCCTGTTTGTCTTAGTCCATAACTGATAGTAAattatttgtcttcatttttttctattcactTTAAAAGCATCCTTTCTCTCTGTACTAAAGCTACTCTTGAAACCAAATCCATTAACTTCCAATGACTTAACAACTTTACTTCATCTAACATCCTGATAATCTGAAACttttgtattatataatacatgtatggAAGGAATCATTTCCATGTTAACTTTCCAAGTATTCTGTGATCTCTAAGACAACCAACTGTGACGGAATTAACAACAGAGTCCGATGTCACAAACATTGCGGTTGCTTGGGTCGTAGGTTggtcactgttttttgtttttgtttttgagacaggatctcactgtgtcacctaggctgaagtgtggtggtgcaatcacagctcattgtagcctcaatttcccgggctcaagcggtcctcttgcctcagccccgcaaatagctgagactacaggtttgCGCCAGCCACCAcgtccacctaatttttgtattttttatagagatggggttttgccatgttgcccaggctggtctcgaactgtgctcaagtgatccacccgcctcagcctcccaaagtgttgggattacaggcatgagccactgcacccggtcacaGGTTGGTCACTGATGAGTCTCTGCGTATTTGTAAAATCGGGATGATGCCTCTTCGCAAAGTGTGAAAACAAACATATACTACTGTTGGTTATCACAACTGAATGTAAGGGGCAACACAAGCCTTATAAAGTATTAATTCTTCTTCCAAATACATCATGTGCTACAACATCCCCTTTCTTTAcaagataaattaataaaatatttataatttctacaTACTGAATTTATGACTTTATATTTTGAAGTGGAGtttcttttggaatttttttttttttgagacaaggtctcactttgtcacccaggctggagtgcagcacaatctcagctcactgcagccttgacctcccaaggttgaagcaatcctcccagcttagcCCCCCAATTAGCTGGGAATATGGGCATgcgccatgacacccagctaatttttgtattttttcatagagatggggttttgccatgttgcccaggctggtattgaactcctggcctcgagtgactcactcaccttggcctcccaaagtgctaggattacaggcgtgagccaccacgcctagcgtttggaatttaattttaaggatactgtgatagttaattttatgtgtcaaattTGGCTAGGCCATGGTACCCAGGCATTTGATCAAACAGTAGTCTATGTTGCTGTAAAGGTATTTTCTAGATGTAATTAGTGTTGAagtcagtagactttgagtaaaacaGATTACTCTCCATAATGTGGATGAGCCTCATCCAACGGTGAAGGAGAATTCTACCAGCAGAATTACCTTTGTACTtgaaacatcagctcttcctTGGGTCTCTGGTGTATTGGCCCACCCTGTAGATTTTGAACTTGCCAGTGTCCACAATCACCAGTCAATCCCTTGAAATAAATCTTTCTCTACAtatcttatttgttctttttctttggagaaccctgactaattcaGATACTTACTATTGACTCTTGGCACTACCATACCTATTGTAGCCCTCAAATTGAGAGTGACTTAAATTATGCTTAGCATTGCCATGGGGGAAATGCCCACATATACCCCATGTTTCCCAGTAGTTTAACATCCTGTCAAAACACATTAGAATTCAGCCAGATATTCTAACCTGGCTTCATTAACTCTCCTCAAGCATCTTTTCCAAATCTCAGCATTAAACAGTGATTGGAAGAGAAAAACACAAGACTGATGTGCAAAAGCATCCGATCCTGTTCTCTCCCTTCACAACTTTCTTTTTGTGAGTATTCCCCAAGGCACTGGTTGAAAATATAAGAAACTGTGGCAGTCCTAAGGGACTCAAGGTTAAAAGTCACCTTGAAAAATTTGCAAGGCTACTGAAAATGTAGTAAGGTTTCAAGAGTGAGATGGTCAGATTCAGGATGTATTTTGGAGATAAGACAGCCAAAACAACTTACCAATGTATTGGATGTAAGAGGTAGGGGAAGGGAACCAATAATTAAAAAACGAAAACTGCTCTGAGAGAACCACATGAATTATTCAATAGCCAAGAATAAATTCTAGAATAAATAATACTCAAATAATCCAAACATTGATTTGGTTGGTAATGGTGAATTCATTTTATTAACAGCAAGAATTATTTCCCTTAAATTAATTCTATGCTACTTTACTTGGATATAAGCATTGTGCAGAAACCTAACAGTGCTCTCATAAGAAGCAGGTAATCAGTggatatttttgaattaaaaaaaaatagatgctgaTTTGATTTGCACATAATGCCAAAATAACATGCTTGCCTTTTTCTCTCTTAATCTGAGATTGTAAGGTAAACAGTATGCATGGTGACTTTCCTGCTTTTGTTGAGCATGGTCCTTTAGTAATTTACACTTATAGACAATTATCAATCCTGTGCTTTAAAATTTCAATTCAAAGCATTGTCTTATAAAAAGCAGTTTAAAAAACGTTACCAAAGACAGACCATAAGGAGAGTGTTTTAAGACCAAAATACTAATGGGTAGGTAAAAGGGTAGAATGTTTTCCCAGGGAACAATTCATCAGCCTCTGACATGATGTTTGTTTTGTAAATCTCTTTTTTCAGAACAGTGAACGATTTAAAGGGAgactaaaacactgaaaaaaaatgcTGTTCATATATTGtgttcttttgaatttttatttatatttctaaccTCTTTAGATCATTACAAGTATATACctcataataaaaatgaaaataattccatttaaaatgcTATCTAGAAAGACCTTAACACGCATTATGTGTCATAATGAAGTaacacaaagaaacttcttaAAACATAGGATTTCTCTCTAAAGCTTAAATGTGAGGCAGACAGACGTCTAACTTTAAAACAGATGGAACCCCAGAACATTTCCAGGATACATAAATCTGAATTTTGTGTTACATTTTATGCCTGAGACAGCTAACCCATCCAAATTGATGGTGAGGATTTCTGTACTCTTTGTTTTTCCTATCTTCCCTTTCTAACATCCAAATTTAACAAttcagtatttctttttcataatccTATGGACGACCATACCAGAATGTTTATGATTTTCATATTTTGCTCTGTGATCTGTAATCCTAAGTGTGTGCATATATTTAATCAACACATAATAATAAGTAATACCAATTCATGGAATCCAACATATGTACTCTGGCATAAAAAAAGAAACGCGAATTGCCACaaataaaatgagtttattttatattaaagttaTCAAAAAACACACCTGTAAAATTACCCACATACTAGGCTTAGAGAtagcctttacaaacagattaTTAAAAATCTGCAAACTTATTTTCTCTTAACTATTAAAGTACATAGATTTAAAAGGTGTTAGAAGACAAAATGTTAAGTCATGGTCAATGTCTTAAAAAAGAGTTAATATACATTAAATCTGTAGCATACTACAAAAAgattaaatcttaaaaatattttgggaaaaaagctataattttctttctgaaaaatttAATCTTAAGTGATATTTACTAAGAAATATATACTGCAAACCACAATAACAATGATCTTCTCAAAATTTGCCTAATTGCTTCACAAATGAGTCAacttacaaagaagaaaacacagaacattgcttttaaatatataactcCTTAATTTTCCTGataatcaaatgaaaatttaGTCCAtcccaattaaaaatacaaattagactCATGCTTAATGTAAgatatcattatatatttcttAACAACATAAAAGTTCAAGCATTTTTGGAAAGCGCAGACTGTGTtattctaaaaaaggaaaaaaaagaaaaaatatttaaccacagaaatttggaatatttatatactttataacaCTGTAGAAATCTTTGGTGGTGACATATGGAATAAGATCCCTGAAAATACTTTAATCATTTTGTCCCATCAATCAGTGTAGTCAAGTATTTATAATCAGTAATTTTGGCAGTATAATTTTTTagccaaatacacacacacacacacacacacacatatatatatatattgtgaagTATGTGAGGGGGATCTTATGCAGGGCCTAGGTGGGCTTACATAATTAATTATTTAGCAATAAGGCTTATTTCTGGCTCCTTTTTATACCAGGAAAAAATATGGTAAACTAAAGAATGGGTCAATTCTTACTCCTAAACAAACTCTGGAAATAGTTAAATACTAATGGACAAGTTGAGTAAATGTAGAGCAAAATAAAATACCAGCTGCAATTTCTGTATAAACTCAAACATCTACCAAAATAGTTCCCTAAATAGGTTTGTGCATCTAATCCCGTGCTCCATGTGCTGGCAGAGGAAAAAGCAAGGCACTGTGGTCTATGGATACATTTACCTCTTTTAAAACCAGTAGActtaaaaggagaaacaaaaaaagatctgTTCTaccttaaaagaaacaaaaatgtacagGCTAATTAGACAAAGTTCAAAGAAAAGGGCTCCGCTAAAAACACATGTACAGGAAAAGAACCAAAATTTAAGAAAtgtagaagagaaagaagagtaaaatGATATCAACAGTGTATAATGATGTAAGGAAAGATATCAGAGGAAGCACTGTGAATGTGAAAAAGTGTAGTTAAACAGGATTTGTACTACCTCTTTGAGACTATCTTTGATAAAGAATTTTGATTCTAGAAGTACAGAGtaataaataatttcttcaaTTTAGAACAGTAATATGAGTTTACTAAAGAATAGGTTTAATACTGGGACCAGACTTTAAAGAGATAAAatggtggctgggcgcggtggctcacgcctgtaatcccagaagtttgggaggccgaggcgggcggatcacgaggtcaagagatggagaccatcctgggcaacatggttaaaccctgtctctactaaaaagacaaaaattagctgggcgtggtagcacgggCCTGTAGACCCAGTTaatcgggaggccgaggcaggagaatcgctcgaacccgggaggcagaggttgcagtgagccgagatggtgccactgcactccagcctggcgacagagcaagactccgtctcaggaaaaaaaaaaatatatatatatatatatatatatataatatatatatatatggtaaaatggTGCAAATCAGCTCCCACAGATAAAGTTCTTGAC
This region of Gorilla gorilla gorilla isolate KB3781 chromosome 8, NHGRI_mGorGor1-v2.1_pri, whole genome shotgun sequence genomic DNA includes:
- the LOC134759145 gene encoding uncharacterized protein; translated protein: MGKWSDRFLKVWEQSYDVQEAGGVKERQGRGDRGCGSSLGQRESRCEGRPPEPSWAGRAARVLGGCGAGWVGAVRLEPPWGAGLAGGGWSRAGEREAAVGCWRALVPCQWAVAPYATRPTPVTVPAPLRGILQPRSPGGGGGGRGGGDVSGAGEGRTAPELDRGRGSPLLLASVPALRRRRFLARSDSPRSSPAPSWMSGRVNPDDPTRRSSILCPLPPTKSLTGEGGATNVLQTFSKARAAGRSLLKAGAPLRRLFARRGFDVSLSNSACQGIRAVSKSLRLLDAPILNKSFPFDLFNQGEGGLCCYLKVTLHPSCPQIFI